From Aspergillus chevalieri M1 DNA, chromosome 4, nearly complete sequence, a single genomic window includes:
- a CDS encoding M28 family metallopeptidase (COG:O,P;~EggNog:ENOG410PFQK;~InterPro:IPR041756,IPR003137,IPR007484,IPR029514;~MEROPS:MER0001288;~PFAM:PF02225,PF04389;~SECRETED:SignalP(1-18);~go_function: GO:0004177 - aminopeptidase activity [Evidence IEA];~go_process: GO:0006508 - proteolysis [Evidence IEA]) yields the protein MAFAKLTVALALLGEASAIQWPLSLPKIPQIPNAATERKLVDSASLQERIDPDNLLARAKALFQVAESSVDEYNHPTRVIGSEGHRGTLEYIYETIHALGDYYQISTQDFPAVTGNVYESRLVLGHDVPKSAQPMGLTPATKDNQPVYGSLGLVSNFGCEESDFPDLTKKIAFISRGTCPFGTKSELAGKAGAVAAVVYNNEEGPLSGTLGTPTPNHVATFGISDEDAAPYLKQLKHGKDVDGIAYMDAVVNTITTTNIIAQTTEGDSENCVMLGAHSDSVEAGPGINDDGSGTLSLLEVATQLTNYHVNNCVRFAWWAGEEEGLLGSDYYVSVLPADENRKIRLFMDYDMMAGPNFAYQIYNATNAANPIGSEELRDLYIDFYESNGLNYTFIPFDGRSDYDAFIKNGIPGGGIATGAEGIKSKKEEEMFGGQAGVAYDSCYHQLCDDVSNLNLTAWEWSTKLISHSVATYALSFGGFPERTDVESKTLLAAPTKYHGHSLQM from the exons TGGCCTTTGCAAAGTTGACGGTAGCTCTTGCGCTCCTTGGAGAGGCGTCGGCTATTCAATGGCCTCTTTCCTTACCAAAGATCCCCCAGATTCCAAATGCGGCGACCGAGCGGAAACTGGTTGACTCGGCCTCGCTTCAGGAACGGATCGATCCAGACAATCTGCTGGCCAGAGCCAAGGCGCTGTTCCAAGTTGCCGAGTCTTCCGTGGATGAATATAACCATCCGACGCGGGTCATCGGAAGCGAGG GACACCGCGGAACACTCGAGTATATCTACGAGACAATCCATGCCTTGGGTGACTATTATCAGATCTCCACGCAGGACTTCCCGGCTGTCACTGGCAATGTCTATGAATCTCGCCTTGTCCTCGGCCATGATGTGCCCAAGTCCGCTCAACCCATGGGCTTGACGCCTGCCACCAAAGATAATCAGCCAGTGTACGGGTCTCTCGGCCTTGTCTCGAATTTCGGATGTGAGGAGTCAGATTTCCCCGATCTCACGAAAAAGATTGCGTTCATCAGCCGTGGAACCTGCCCCTTCGGTACCAAGTCCGAGCTGGCGGGAAAAGCGGGCGCGGTCGCCGCAGTGGTCTACAATAACGAGGAGGGTCCGCTAAGTGGAACCCTGGGCACGCCGACTCCCAACCATGTGGCTACCTTTGGAATCTCCGATGAGGATGCTGCCCCATACCTTAAGCAGCTGAAACACGGGAAGGATGTCGACGGCATTGCTTATATGGACGCGGTCGTCAACACAATTACAACGACCAACATCATTGCCCAAACCACTGAGGGCGATTCGGAGAATTGTGTGATGCTGGGTGCCCACAGCGATAGCGTCGAGGCGGGCCCTGGAATCAACGACGATGGATCAGGGACGCTGAGTCTGCTCGAGGTTGCGACCCAACTGACAAACTACCATGTCAACAACTGTGTTCGCTTCGCCTGGTGGGCAGGTGAGGAAGAGGGTCTCCTCGGCTCGGACTACTACGTCTCCGTCCTTCCTGCTGATGAGAACCGGAAGATCCGCCTGTTCATGGACTACGACATGATGGCTGGGCCGAACTTTGCCTACCAGATCTACAATGCTACTAACGCTGCGAACCCGATTGGATCGGAGGAACTGCGAGATTTGTACATTGACTTCTACGAATCGAATGGACTGAATTATACGTTCATTCCATTTGACGGACGCAGTGATTATGACGCTTTCATAAAGAACGGTATTCCTGGTGGTGGCATTGCAACCGGGGCCGAGGGGATCAAGtccaaaaaggaagaggagatgTTTGGTGGGCAAGCTGGTGTTGCGTACGACTCATGCTATCATCAACTCTGTGATGATGTGAGCAATCTCAACCTGACCGCCTGGGAATGGAGCACAAAGCTCATTTCTCATTCCGTCGCTACCTATGCATTGTCTTTCGGCGGTTTCCCCGAACGGACGGACGTTGAGAGCAAGACATTGCTAGCTGCGCCGACCAAATACCACGGACATTCCCTGCAGATGTGA